A section of the Ovis canadensis isolate MfBH-ARS-UI-01 breed Bighorn chromosome 1, ARS-UI_OviCan_v2, whole genome shotgun sequence genome encodes:
- the POU3F1 gene encoding POU domain, class 3, transcription factor 1, protein MATTAQYLPRGPGGGAGGTGPLMHPDAAAAAAAAAAAERLHAGAAYREVQKLMHHEWLGAGAGHPVGLAHPQWLPTGGGGGGDWAGGPHLEHGKAGGGGTGRADDGGGGGGFHARLVHQGAAHAGAAWAQGGTAHHLGPAMSPSPGAGGGHQPQPLGLYAQAAYPGGGGGGLAGMLAAGGGGAGPGLHHALHEDGHEAQLEPSPPPHLGAHGHAHGHAHAGGLHAAAAHLHPGAGGGGSSVGEHSDEDAPSSDDLEQFAKQFKQRRIKLGFTQADVGLALGTLYGNVFSQTTICRFEALQLSFKNMCKLKPLLNKWLEETDSSSGSPTNLDKIAAQGRKRKKRTSIEVGVKGALESHFLKCPKPSAHEITGLADSLQLEKEVVRVWFCNRRQKEKRMTPAAGAGHPPMDDVYAPGELGPGGGSASPPSAPPPPPPAALHHHHHHTLPGSVQ, encoded by the coding sequence atGGCCACCACCGCGCAGTACTTGCCGCGGGGCCCCGGCGGCGGAGCCGGGGGCACAGGACCGCTTATGCACCCGGATGCCGcggcagcagcggcagcggcCGCGGCCGCCGAGCGGTTGCACGCGGGGGCCGCGTACCGCGAAGTGCAGAAGCTGATGCACCACGAGTGGCTGGGCGCGGGCGCGGGCCACCCAGTGGGCCTAGCGCACCCCCAGTGGTTACCCacgggaggaggcggcggcggggaCTGGGCCGGCGGCCCGCACCTGGAACACGGCAAGGCGGGAGGCGGCGGCACCGGCCGAGCCGACGACGGTGGCGGAGGCGGCGGTTTCCACGCGCGCCTGGTGCACCAGGGGGCGGCCCACGCGGGCGCGGCATGGGCGCAGGGCGGCACGGCACATCACTTGGGCCCCGCCATGTCTCCGTCGCCAGGGGCCGGCGGGGGCCACCAGCCCCAACCGCTGGGGCTGTACGCGCAGGCGGCCTAccccgggggcggcggcggcggcctggCCGGGATGCTGGCGGCGGGCGGTGGCGGTGCGGGGCCGGGCCTGCACCACGCGCTGCACGAGGACGGCCACGAGGCGCAGCTGGAGCCGTCGCCTCCGCCGCACCTGGGCGCCCACGGACACGCACACGGACATGCACACGCTGGCGGCCTGCACGCGGCGGCGGCGCACCTGCACCCGGGGGCGGGCGGCGGTGGCTCGTCGGTGGGCGAGCACTCAGACGAGGACGCGCCCAGCTCGGACGACCTGGAGCAGTTCGCCAAGCAGTTCAAGCAGCGGCGCATCAAGCTGGGCTTCACGCAGGCCGACGTGGGGCTGGCGCTGGGCACGCTGTACGGTAACGTGTTCTCGCAGACCACCATCTGCCGCTTCGAGGCCCTGCAGCTGAGCTTCAAGAACATGTGCAAGCTCAAGCCGCTGCTCAACAAGTGGCTGGAGGAGACCGACTCGTCCAGCGGCAGCCCCACCAACCTGGACAAGATCGCGGCGCAGGGCCGCAAGCGCAAGAAGCGCACGTCCATCGAGGTGGGGGTCAAAGGCGCGCTCGAGAGTCACTTTCTCAAGTGCCCCAAGCCCTCGGCGCACGAGATCACAGGCTTGGCCGACAGCCTACAGCTGGAGAAAGAGGTGGTGCGGGTCTGGTTCTGCAACCGGCGGCAGAAGGAGAAGCGCATGACCCCGGCTGCCGGCGCCGGCCACCCGCCCATGGACGACGTTTACGCCCCCGGCGAGCTGGGGCCCGGCGGGGGCAGCGCGTCGCCGCCCTcggcgcccccgccgcccccgccggccgctctgcaccaccaccaccaccacacactgCCGGGCTCCGTGCAGTGA